Proteins from one Sphingomonas sp. HF-S4 genomic window:
- a CDS encoding tail fiber protein: MLVLPQLMAVAGEFPQRAGGAPATYTLGMIQSFAGGGGAYGAPPADGREIPVAENQPLMAVIGLTFGGDGSRLALPDLRSRTPIGGAQLGLEGQHTLGMTYLIATNAESGAPLLGMVAAFAGSFAPSGWTVADGRMLPISANVPLYQLIGHSFGGSPVGFNLPDLDGFAVIGAGEGSGIAPIALGGRVAEPVPALALDYLISVEGEAPPSGGTGAFPQSGNWLGQVVAFAGSEVPQGWASCDGALIEADAAPALFALLGTRYGGDGRSFALPDLRGRILVGG; this comes from the coding sequence ATGCTGGTGTTGCCGCAGCTCATGGCGGTCGCCGGCGAATTCCCGCAGCGCGCGGGCGGTGCGCCCGCGACCTATACGCTGGGTATGATCCAGAGCTTCGCCGGCGGAGGCGGGGCCTATGGCGCTCCGCCCGCCGATGGGCGCGAAATCCCCGTCGCCGAGAACCAGCCATTGATGGCAGTGATCGGGCTTACCTTCGGCGGCGACGGTTCGCGGCTGGCGCTGCCCGATCTTCGGTCCCGCACGCCGATCGGCGGTGCGCAGCTCGGCCTGGAGGGGCAGCACACGCTGGGGATGACCTATCTGATCGCGACCAATGCGGAGAGCGGCGCGCCGCTGCTGGGCATGGTCGCCGCGTTCGCGGGTAGCTTCGCACCGTCAGGCTGGACCGTCGCAGACGGGCGGATGCTGCCGATCTCGGCCAATGTGCCACTCTACCAGCTGATCGGGCACAGCTTCGGCGGCAGTCCGGTGGGGTTCAACCTGCCCGATCTCGACGGATTCGCAGTGATCGGCGCGGGGGAAGGGTCGGGGATCGCGCCGATCGCGCTGGGCGGGCGCGTCGCCGAGCCCGTGCCCGCGCTGGCGCTCGACTATCTGATCAGCGTTGAGGGCGAGGCTCCGCCCAGCGGCGGCACCGGTGCCTTCCCGCAATCGGGGAACTGGCTGGGGCAAGTGGTCGCCTTTGCCGGCAGCGAGGTGCCGCAGGGCTGGGCGTCGTGCGACGGCGCGCTGATCGAGGCCGACGCAGCGCCCGCGCTGTTTGCGCTGCTCGGCACCCGTTACGGCGGCGACGGCCGGAGCTTCGCGCTGCCCGACCTGCGCGGGCGGATTCTGGTCGGGGGCTAA
- a CDS encoding biliverdin-producing heme oxygenase → MNPAHKALREGTAAAHDRVDAAFAGFDLTDRDGYRRFLTAHAEVVWALEAALPGERLTPDWEERKRGALLREDLAFLRGPGQEPAAVVFDESWDDAAIAGALYVLEGSRLGGRFLARGLPTGFPRAYLDSNQPPALWRSLLDRIDAILTPDRLEPALAAAHRIFLAFEHAAARWAKNG, encoded by the coding sequence TTGAACCCGGCGCACAAGGCGCTCCGCGAGGGCACTGCCGCGGCGCACGATCGGGTCGATGCCGCCTTTGCCGGCTTCGACCTGACCGATCGGGACGGCTACCGCCGCTTCCTGACGGCGCATGCCGAAGTGGTGTGGGCGCTCGAAGCCGCGCTTCCCGGCGAGCGGCTGACTCCCGACTGGGAAGAGCGCAAGCGCGGCGCCTTGCTGCGCGAGGACCTGGCCTTTCTCCGCGGCCCTGGCCAGGAGCCTGCGGCCGTCGTCTTCGATGAAAGCTGGGATGACGCCGCCATCGCAGGGGCGCTCTACGTGCTCGAAGGCTCGCGGCTCGGCGGCCGCTTTCTCGCGCGCGGACTGCCGACGGGCTTCCCCCGCGCCTATCTCGATTCGAATCAGCCGCCCGCTTTGTGGCGCAGTCTGCTCGACCGGATCGACGCGATCCTCACCCCGGACCGGCTCGAACCCGCGCTGGCCGCCGCCCATCGCATCTTCCTGGCGTTCGAGCACGCGGCCGCGCGCTGGGCCAAGAACGGATAG
- the purB gene encoding adenylosuccinate lyase — translation MVPRYARPEMTAIWSPETRFAIWFEIEAHATEALAELGVVPKSAAKALWDWWATKPAIDVAAIDAIEAVTKHDVIAFLTWVAEQVGEEARFMHQGMTSSDVLDTCLAVQLARAADILIADLDTLLGVLKRRAYEHKLTPTIGRSHGIHAEPVTFGLKLAEAYAEFKRNKERLLAARADIATCAISGAVGTFANIDPRVEAHVAAKLGLSVEPVSTQVIPRDRHAMFFATLGVVASSIERLATEVRHLQRTEVLEAEEYFSPGQKGSSAMPHKRNPVLTENLTGLARMVRSATIPAMENVALWHERDISHSSVERYIGPDATITLDFALARLTGVMDKLLVYPARMQKNLDRMGGLVHSQRVLLALTQAGVSREDSYRLVQRNAMKVWESDGQLSLLELLKADAEVTAALSEAELEDKFDLGYHFKQVDTIFGRVFA, via the coding sequence ATGGTCCCCCGTTACGCGCGCCCCGAAATGACCGCCATCTGGTCGCCCGAGACGCGCTTCGCGATCTGGTTCGAGATCGAGGCGCACGCGACCGAGGCGCTCGCCGAACTCGGCGTGGTGCCCAAATCGGCGGCCAAGGCGCTGTGGGACTGGTGGGCGACCAAGCCCGCGATCGATGTCGCCGCGATCGACGCGATCGAAGCCGTCACCAAGCATGACGTCATCGCCTTCCTCACCTGGGTCGCCGAGCAGGTCGGCGAGGAGGCCCGCTTCATGCACCAGGGCATGACCAGCTCCGATGTGCTCGACACGTGCCTTGCGGTCCAGCTCGCCCGCGCCGCCGACATCCTGATCGCCGATCTCGACACGCTGCTCGGCGTGCTCAAGCGCCGCGCCTATGAGCACAAGCTCACCCCGACGATCGGCCGCAGCCACGGCATCCATGCCGAGCCGGTGACCTTCGGCCTCAAGCTCGCCGAGGCCTATGCCGAATTCAAGCGCAACAAGGAGCGCCTGCTCGCCGCCCGCGCGGACATCGCCACCTGCGCGATCTCGGGCGCGGTCGGCACCTTCGCCAATATCGATCCGCGCGTCGAGGCGCATGTCGCCGCCAAGCTCGGCCTGTCGGTAGAGCCCGTTTCGACCCAGGTCATCCCGCGCGACCGCCACGCGATGTTCTTCGCGACGCTCGGCGTGGTCGCCAGCTCGATCGAGCGCCTCGCCACCGAAGTCCGCCATCTCCAGCGCACTGAAGTGCTCGAGGCGGAAGAGTATTTCTCGCCCGGTCAGAAGGGCTCGTCGGCGATGCCGCACAAGCGCAACCCGGTGCTCACCGAGAACCTCACCGGCCTCGCCCGCATGGTTCGCAGCGCCACCATCCCGGCGATGGAGAATGTCGCCCTCTGGCACGAGCGCGACATCAGCCACTCTTCGGTCGAGCGCTATATCGGCCCCGACGCGACGATCACGCTCGATTTCGCCCTCGCCCGCCTCACCGGCGTGATGGACAAGCTGCTCGTATACCCTGCGCGGATGCAGAAGAATCTCGATCGCATGGGCGGGCTGGTCCATTCGCAGCGCGTGCTGCTCGCGCTCACCCAGGCCGGTGTCAGCCGCGAGGACAGCTATCGCCTCGTCCAGCGCAACGCGATGAAGGTGTGGGAGAGCGACGGCCAGCTCTCGCTGCTCGAACTGCTCAAGGCCGATGCCGAAGTCACCGCCGCGCTGTCCGAGGCCGAGCTCGAGGACAAGTTCGACCTCGGCTATCACTTCAAGCAGGTCGACACGATCTTCGGCCGCGTCTTCGCTTGA
- a CDS encoding DUF1287 domain-containing protein gives MTMMTERRTFLLGLTTAGLCSFRTRAGHASPNRPQGNDRAGKLVAHARAQIGVTLRYDPAYTSLLFPGGDVPREKGVCTDVMIRAYRDAFGIDLQALVHADMRKAFAAYPKKWGLARPDRSIDHRRVPNLARFFARMGAERPIPPGGEGWQPGDIFTSIVGGNAPHIGIVSDRIGARAPLVLHNIGRGAREEDALLDWPITGRFRWKV, from the coding sequence ATGACGATGATGACGGAGCGCCGCACATTCTTGCTTGGCCTGACGACCGCCGGACTATGCTCCTTCCGTACCCGCGCCGGCCACGCCTCACCAAACCGCCCGCAGGGGAACGACCGCGCCGGCAAGCTCGTAGCGCACGCCCGAGCCCAGATCGGGGTCACGCTGCGCTATGACCCCGCGTACACTTCCCTTCTCTTCCCCGGCGGCGACGTGCCGCGCGAGAAGGGCGTGTGCACCGATGTGATGATCCGCGCCTATCGCGACGCCTTCGGAATCGATCTCCAGGCGCTGGTCCATGCCGATATGCGCAAGGCGTTCGCTGCCTATCCGAAGAAATGGGGTCTCGCGCGGCCCGACCGCAGCATCGATCATCGCCGCGTACCCAATCTCGCCCGCTTCTTCGCGCGGATGGGCGCCGAACGGCCGATTCCGCCGGGTGGCGAGGGCTGGCAGCCCGGCGACATCTTCACCTCGATCGTCGGCGGCAACGCCCCGCATATCGGCATCGTCTCCGACCGGATCGGCGCCCGCGCGCCGCTGGTCCTCCACAATATCGGCCGCGGCGCGCGCGAGGAGGACGCCTTGCTCGACTGGCCGATCACCGGCCGCTTCCGCTGGAAAGTATAG
- a CDS encoding EF-hand domain-containing protein, translated as MLKTVLLATSMLVAAPAFAQETPAPETTQSQPQTPPATNPTTPPATADDAAPGTQGSGTVEEAPAAAPVPATEAAQPTPSQPAPSAEPAPAQPTTPPAQPDAAATPDTATTGTTGSGTTAAAQPAATQDQVAQAVGRDFATYDKDANGMLSDVEFGAWMSALRKTSEPGFVPGSAEANVWLGQAFASADSDKSKSVNQAELTTFLTPKAQ; from the coding sequence ATGTTGAAGACGGTTCTTCTCGCCACCTCTATGCTCGTTGCTGCACCTGCCTTTGCGCAGGAGACCCCGGCACCCGAAACTACGCAGAGCCAGCCGCAGACTCCGCCGGCAACCAACCCGACGACTCCGCCGGCGACTGCCGATGACGCGGCGCCGGGCACCCAGGGTTCGGGCACGGTCGAGGAAGCGCCCGCCGCCGCCCCGGTACCGGCTACCGAGGCCGCACAGCCGACGCCGAGCCAGCCTGCGCCTTCGGCCGAGCCTGCACCGGCCCAGCCCACTACTCCGCCGGCCCAGCCGGATGCAGCGGCGACCCCCGATACGGCAACGACCGGCACCACGGGTTCGGGCACTACCGCCGCTGCCCAGCCGGCCGCAACGCAGGACCAAGTCGCCCAGGCAGTGGGTCGCGACTTCGCGACCTATGACAAGGATGCCAATGGCATGCTGAGCGATGTCGAGTTCGGTGCCTGGATGAGCGCACTGCGCAAGACGTCGGAGCCGGGCTTCGTGCCGGGTTCGGCAGAGGCCAATGTCTGGCTGGGCCAGGCCTTCGCCTCGGCGGATTCGGATAAGAGCAAATCGGTGAACCAGGCCGAGCTGACGACCTTTCTGACGCCCAAGGCGCAGTAA